One genomic segment of Musa acuminata AAA Group cultivar baxijiao chromosome BXJ3-3, Cavendish_Baxijiao_AAA, whole genome shotgun sequence includes these proteins:
- the LOC135583860 gene encoding zinc finger CCCH domain-containing protein ZFN-like isoform X4, which yields MWKTNMRGRDPVESGPYPERPGEPDCAYYIRTGLCRFGMTCKFNHPQNRMLAIAAARIRGGYPERVGQPECQYYLKTGTCKFGSTCKFHHPKEKAGIAKQAQLNILGYPLRPQSYPAGMTNWTLPRSSYISSPRWQASSSYAQLILPQGVVQVPGWTSYSGQLGSSPGSQQTAGVAQFYSPSQQGETNIGAQGKFSSYRPGSVSMGLYAVPRENIFPERPGQPECQFYMKTGDCKFGAVCRFHHPRERLIPTPNCVLNPLGLPLRPGEPLCVFYSRYGICKFGPNCKFDHPMGPVTYGLSESSTADVPTVQHLLGSSLDPPTLTLPTEETANGSSGVSIRAPTSDSRRATSVDENDEADS from the exons ATGTGGAAAACGAATATGAGAGGAAGGGACCCCGTGGAATCTGGACCTTACCCTGAACGGCCAGGAGAACCAGACTGTGCTTATTACATCAGGACTGGCCTCTGTAGATTCGGGATGACCTGCAAATTTAATCATCCTCAGAATAGGATGTTG GCTATTGCAGCTGCAAGAATCAGGGGAGGGTATCCTGAAAGAGTAGGCCAGCCTGAATGTCAG TATTACTTGAAGACAGGAACGTGCAAGTTTGGATCTACATGCAAGTTTCACCACCCCAAGGAGAAGGCTGGAATTGCAAAACAAGCTCAGTTAAATATTTTAGGCTATCCACTACGTCCG CAGTCTTATCCTGCTGGGATGACAAACTGGACCTTACCAAGATCTTCATATATTTCAAGCCCTCGTTGGCAAGCTTCTTCAAGTTATGCTCAGTTAATTCTTCCTCAGGGTGTGGTCCAAGTTCCTGGTTGGACTTCTTACTCT GGGCAGCTGGGTTCATCTCCAGGAAGTCAGCAAACAGCAGGGGTTGCTCAGTTTTATAGTCCCTCACAACAAGGTGAGACAAATATTGGAGCTCAAGGGAAATTTTCTTCTTATCGACCAGGTTCTGTTTCTATGGGACTGTATGCAGTTCCCAGAGAGAACATATTTCCTGAGAGACCTGGCCAACCTGAATGTCAGTTCTACATGAAGACTGGAGATTGTAAGTTTGGTGCTGTTTGCAGGTTCCATCATCCTAGGGAGAGACTAATTCCTACTCCTAATTGTGTGTTAAATCCATTGGGTCTTCCATTACGTCCA GGAGAGCCCTTGTGTGTTTTTTATTCTCGATATGGTATctgcaaatttggcccaaactgcAAGTTTGATCATCCCATGGGCCCCGTCACATATGGCCTGTCAGAGTCCTCCACGGCTGATGTCCCAACGGTTCAGCATCTACTGGGATCATCATTAGATCCTCCTACTTTGACATTGCCAACAGAAGAGACTGCCAATGGTAGCTCAGGAGTGTCAATACGAGCACCAACGTCAGACTCTAGACGAGCTACTTCTGTTGATGAAAATGATGAGGCGGATTCATAG
- the LOC135583860 gene encoding zinc finger CCCH domain-containing protein ZFN-like isoform X1 has protein sequence MWKTNMRGRDPVESGPYPERPGEPDCAYYIRTGLCRFGMTCKFNHPQNRMLAIAAARIRGGYPERVGQPECQYYLKTGTCKFGSTCKFHHPKEKAGIAKQAQLNILGYPLRPNEQECAYYIRTGECKFGSTCKYHHPQPSNTILALRGSPIYPSAHSPTTPGQQSYPAGMTNWTLPRSSYISSPRWQASSSYAQLILPQGVVQVPGWTSYSGQLGSSPGSQQTAGVAQFYSPSQQGETNIGAQGKFSSYRPGSVSMGLYAVPRENIFPERPGQPECQFYMKTGDCKFGAVCRFHHPRERLIPTPNCVLNPLGLPLRPGEPLCVFYSRYGICKFGPNCKFDHPMGPVTYGLSESSTADVPTVQHLLGSSLDPPTLTLPTEETANGSSGVSIRAPTSDSRRATSVDENDEADS, from the exons ATGTGGAAAACGAATATGAGAGGAAGGGACCCCGTGGAATCTGGACCTTACCCTGAACGGCCAGGAGAACCAGACTGTGCTTATTACATCAGGACTGGCCTCTGTAGATTCGGGATGACCTGCAAATTTAATCATCCTCAGAATAGGATGTTG GCTATTGCAGCTGCAAGAATCAGGGGAGGGTATCCTGAAAGAGTAGGCCAGCCTGAATGTCAG TATTACTTGAAGACAGGAACGTGCAAGTTTGGATCTACATGCAAGTTTCACCACCCCAAGGAGAAGGCTGGAATTGCAAAACAAGCTCAGTTAAATATTTTAGGCTATCCACTACGTCCG aATGAGCAGGAATGTGCATATTATATAAGAACTGGAGAGTGTAAGTTCGGAAGTACATGTAAATATCACCATCCACAGCCATCTAATACAATACTTGCTCTACGTGGTTCTCCTATTTATCCATCTGCGCATTCGCCAACAACCCCCGGTCAGCAGTCTTATCCTGCTGGGATGACAAACTGGACCTTACCAAGATCTTCATATATTTCAAGCCCTCGTTGGCAAGCTTCTTCAAGTTATGCTCAGTTAATTCTTCCTCAGGGTGTGGTCCAAGTTCCTGGTTGGACTTCTTACTCT GGGCAGCTGGGTTCATCTCCAGGAAGTCAGCAAACAGCAGGGGTTGCTCAGTTTTATAGTCCCTCACAACAAGGTGAGACAAATATTGGAGCTCAAGGGAAATTTTCTTCTTATCGACCAGGTTCTGTTTCTATGGGACTGTATGCAGTTCCCAGAGAGAACATATTTCCTGAGAGACCTGGCCAACCTGAATGTCAGTTCTACATGAAGACTGGAGATTGTAAGTTTGGTGCTGTTTGCAGGTTCCATCATCCTAGGGAGAGACTAATTCCTACTCCTAATTGTGTGTTAAATCCATTGGGTCTTCCATTACGTCCA GGAGAGCCCTTGTGTGTTTTTTATTCTCGATATGGTATctgcaaatttggcccaaactgcAAGTTTGATCATCCCATGGGCCCCGTCACATATGGCCTGTCAGAGTCCTCCACGGCTGATGTCCCAACGGTTCAGCATCTACTGGGATCATCATTAGATCCTCCTACTTTGACATTGCCAACAGAAGAGACTGCCAATGGTAGCTCAGGAGTGTCAATACGAGCACCAACGTCAGACTCTAGACGAGCTACTTCTGTTGATGAAAATGATGAGGCGGATTCATAG
- the LOC135583860 gene encoding zinc finger CCCH domain-containing protein ZFN-like isoform X5, producing MWKTNMRGRDPVESGPYPERPGEPDCAYYIRTGLCRFGMTCKFNHPQNRMLAIAAARIRGGYPERVGQPECQYYLKTGTCKFGSTCKFHHPKEKAGIAKQAQLNILGYPLRPSYPAGMTNWTLPRSSYISSPRWQASSSYAQLILPQGVVQVPGWTSYSGQLGSSPGSQQTAGVAQFYSPSQQGETNIGAQGKFSSYRPGSVSMGLYAVPRENIFPERPGQPECQFYMKTGDCKFGAVCRFHHPRERLIPTPNCVLNPLGLPLRPGEPLCVFYSRYGICKFGPNCKFDHPMGPVTYGLSESSTADVPTVQHLLGSSLDPPTLTLPTEETANGSSGVSIRAPTSDSRRATSVDENDEADS from the exons ATGTGGAAAACGAATATGAGAGGAAGGGACCCCGTGGAATCTGGACCTTACCCTGAACGGCCAGGAGAACCAGACTGTGCTTATTACATCAGGACTGGCCTCTGTAGATTCGGGATGACCTGCAAATTTAATCATCCTCAGAATAGGATGTTG GCTATTGCAGCTGCAAGAATCAGGGGAGGGTATCCTGAAAGAGTAGGCCAGCCTGAATGTCAG TATTACTTGAAGACAGGAACGTGCAAGTTTGGATCTACATGCAAGTTTCACCACCCCAAGGAGAAGGCTGGAATTGCAAAACAAGCTCAGTTAAATATTTTAGGCTATCCACTACGTCCG TCTTATCCTGCTGGGATGACAAACTGGACCTTACCAAGATCTTCATATATTTCAAGCCCTCGTTGGCAAGCTTCTTCAAGTTATGCTCAGTTAATTCTTCCTCAGGGTGTGGTCCAAGTTCCTGGTTGGACTTCTTACTCT GGGCAGCTGGGTTCATCTCCAGGAAGTCAGCAAACAGCAGGGGTTGCTCAGTTTTATAGTCCCTCACAACAAGGTGAGACAAATATTGGAGCTCAAGGGAAATTTTCTTCTTATCGACCAGGTTCTGTTTCTATGGGACTGTATGCAGTTCCCAGAGAGAACATATTTCCTGAGAGACCTGGCCAACCTGAATGTCAGTTCTACATGAAGACTGGAGATTGTAAGTTTGGTGCTGTTTGCAGGTTCCATCATCCTAGGGAGAGACTAATTCCTACTCCTAATTGTGTGTTAAATCCATTGGGTCTTCCATTACGTCCA GGAGAGCCCTTGTGTGTTTTTTATTCTCGATATGGTATctgcaaatttggcccaaactgcAAGTTTGATCATCCCATGGGCCCCGTCACATATGGCCTGTCAGAGTCCTCCACGGCTGATGTCCCAACGGTTCAGCATCTACTGGGATCATCATTAGATCCTCCTACTTTGACATTGCCAACAGAAGAGACTGCCAATGGTAGCTCAGGAGTGTCAATACGAGCACCAACGTCAGACTCTAGACGAGCTACTTCTGTTGATGAAAATGATGAGGCGGATTCATAG
- the LOC135583860 gene encoding zinc finger CCCH domain-containing protein ZFN-like isoform X2, protein MKNCRNETIFKAIAAARIRGGYPERVGQPECQYYLKTGTCKFGSTCKFHHPKEKAGIAKQAQLNILGYPLRPNEQECAYYIRTGECKFGSTCKYHHPQPSNTILALRGSPIYPSAHSPTTPGQQSYPAGMTNWTLPRSSYISSPRWQASSSYAQLILPQGVVQVPGWTSYSGQLGSSPGSQQTAGVAQFYSPSQQGETNIGAQGKFSSYRPGSVSMGLYAVPRENIFPERPGQPECQFYMKTGDCKFGAVCRFHHPRERLIPTPNCVLNPLGLPLRPGEPLCVFYSRYGICKFGPNCKFDHPMGPVTYGLSESSTADVPTVQHLLGSSLDPPTLTLPTEETANGSSGVSIRAPTSDSRRATSVDENDEADS, encoded by the exons ATGAAAAATTGCCGAAATGAGACGATTTTTAAG GCTATTGCAGCTGCAAGAATCAGGGGAGGGTATCCTGAAAGAGTAGGCCAGCCTGAATGTCAG TATTACTTGAAGACAGGAACGTGCAAGTTTGGATCTACATGCAAGTTTCACCACCCCAAGGAGAAGGCTGGAATTGCAAAACAAGCTCAGTTAAATATTTTAGGCTATCCACTACGTCCG aATGAGCAGGAATGTGCATATTATATAAGAACTGGAGAGTGTAAGTTCGGAAGTACATGTAAATATCACCATCCACAGCCATCTAATACAATACTTGCTCTACGTGGTTCTCCTATTTATCCATCTGCGCATTCGCCAACAACCCCCGGTCAGCAGTCTTATCCTGCTGGGATGACAAACTGGACCTTACCAAGATCTTCATATATTTCAAGCCCTCGTTGGCAAGCTTCTTCAAGTTATGCTCAGTTAATTCTTCCTCAGGGTGTGGTCCAAGTTCCTGGTTGGACTTCTTACTCT GGGCAGCTGGGTTCATCTCCAGGAAGTCAGCAAACAGCAGGGGTTGCTCAGTTTTATAGTCCCTCACAACAAGGTGAGACAAATATTGGAGCTCAAGGGAAATTTTCTTCTTATCGACCAGGTTCTGTTTCTATGGGACTGTATGCAGTTCCCAGAGAGAACATATTTCCTGAGAGACCTGGCCAACCTGAATGTCAGTTCTACATGAAGACTGGAGATTGTAAGTTTGGTGCTGTTTGCAGGTTCCATCATCCTAGGGAGAGACTAATTCCTACTCCTAATTGTGTGTTAAATCCATTGGGTCTTCCATTACGTCCA GGAGAGCCCTTGTGTGTTTTTTATTCTCGATATGGTATctgcaaatttggcccaaactgcAAGTTTGATCATCCCATGGGCCCCGTCACATATGGCCTGTCAGAGTCCTCCACGGCTGATGTCCCAACGGTTCAGCATCTACTGGGATCATCATTAGATCCTCCTACTTTGACATTGCCAACAGAAGAGACTGCCAATGGTAGCTCAGGAGTGTCAATACGAGCACCAACGTCAGACTCTAGACGAGCTACTTCTGTTGATGAAAATGATGAGGCGGATTCATAG
- the LOC135583860 gene encoding zinc finger CCCH domain-containing protein ZFN-like isoform X3: protein MAIAAARIRGGYPERVGQPECQYYLKTGTCKFGSTCKFHHPKEKAGIAKQAQLNILGYPLRPNEQECAYYIRTGECKFGSTCKYHHPQPSNTILALRGSPIYPSAHSPTTPGQQSYPAGMTNWTLPRSSYISSPRWQASSSYAQLILPQGVVQVPGWTSYSGQLGSSPGSQQTAGVAQFYSPSQQGETNIGAQGKFSSYRPGSVSMGLYAVPRENIFPERPGQPECQFYMKTGDCKFGAVCRFHHPRERLIPTPNCVLNPLGLPLRPGEPLCVFYSRYGICKFGPNCKFDHPMGPVTYGLSESSTADVPTVQHLLGSSLDPPTLTLPTEETANGSSGVSIRAPTSDSRRATSVDENDEADS, encoded by the exons ATG GCTATTGCAGCTGCAAGAATCAGGGGAGGGTATCCTGAAAGAGTAGGCCAGCCTGAATGTCAG TATTACTTGAAGACAGGAACGTGCAAGTTTGGATCTACATGCAAGTTTCACCACCCCAAGGAGAAGGCTGGAATTGCAAAACAAGCTCAGTTAAATATTTTAGGCTATCCACTACGTCCG aATGAGCAGGAATGTGCATATTATATAAGAACTGGAGAGTGTAAGTTCGGAAGTACATGTAAATATCACCATCCACAGCCATCTAATACAATACTTGCTCTACGTGGTTCTCCTATTTATCCATCTGCGCATTCGCCAACAACCCCCGGTCAGCAGTCTTATCCTGCTGGGATGACAAACTGGACCTTACCAAGATCTTCATATATTTCAAGCCCTCGTTGGCAAGCTTCTTCAAGTTATGCTCAGTTAATTCTTCCTCAGGGTGTGGTCCAAGTTCCTGGTTGGACTTCTTACTCT GGGCAGCTGGGTTCATCTCCAGGAAGTCAGCAAACAGCAGGGGTTGCTCAGTTTTATAGTCCCTCACAACAAGGTGAGACAAATATTGGAGCTCAAGGGAAATTTTCTTCTTATCGACCAGGTTCTGTTTCTATGGGACTGTATGCAGTTCCCAGAGAGAACATATTTCCTGAGAGACCTGGCCAACCTGAATGTCAGTTCTACATGAAGACTGGAGATTGTAAGTTTGGTGCTGTTTGCAGGTTCCATCATCCTAGGGAGAGACTAATTCCTACTCCTAATTGTGTGTTAAATCCATTGGGTCTTCCATTACGTCCA GGAGAGCCCTTGTGTGTTTTTTATTCTCGATATGGTATctgcaaatttggcccaaactgcAAGTTTGATCATCCCATGGGCCCCGTCACATATGGCCTGTCAGAGTCCTCCACGGCTGATGTCCCAACGGTTCAGCATCTACTGGGATCATCATTAGATCCTCCTACTTTGACATTGCCAACAGAAGAGACTGCCAATGGTAGCTCAGGAGTGTCAATACGAGCACCAACGTCAGACTCTAGACGAGCTACTTCTGTTGATGAAAATGATGAGGCGGATTCATAG